The Corynebacterium comes genome window below encodes:
- a CDS encoding CopG family transcriptional regulator: MAMTLRLTPDQDRALTLLAEAQGSSKHEAAVRAIVTAATRLVNDDAVAQLARDVIPGHAALEARMRRARG; the protein is encoded by the coding sequence ATGGCCATGACCCTTCGACTCACCCCGGATCAGGATCGCGCGCTCACCCTCCTCGCCGAAGCCCAGGGCTCCAGCAAACACGAGGCGGCAGTCCGTGCCATCGTCACGGCCGCGACCCGTCTTGTCAACGACGACGCCGTCGCCCAACTCGCCCGCGACGTCATCCCCGGCCACGCGGCCCTGGAGGCCCGGATGCGGCGTGCGCGGGGATGA